CTTGGAATTGAACTTGAGATCTTGGAATTGCCCGGGCTACGGGGAATTGCCTATTCCAATAACGGAGATACAGATGGTGAAGCGTTCCGAATTGCGGGAATTGACCAGGAATACTCCAACTTAATCCAGATTGATGTCCCGATCCGAACGGATGCAATGCATTTGTTTGTCAAACAGGGGAGAGAATTTCCAGTCACGGGGTGGGACTGCATCCCAAAAGAGTATCTCCTCGGCTATAAACGCGGGGTCAAACATATTGAGTATGCCGTAGCGAAATATGGACTCCGGGCAGAAGCGGTTAACAGTGTCGAACAACTGTTTCAGAAGTTGGAGACCGGAAGAAACGATGTGATTGTGACGGGCGTTCAAGAAGGCGCACAGCTCATCCCTCAACTTCATCTTCAGGATATCATCAGGCTGGAGCCATCAGTCTGCACCTCGTCCTTATATCACTATCTGCATGAAAAACACGCCGATCTCGTGCCGAAAATCACCGCTGTATTGAAAGAGATGGAAGCCCACGGAGAGATTCAGACGATTAGAGAGTAGGTCGAAGCCGAGATGACCCCATAATACCATAACAAAAAAGGACGGGAAAGGGACAGGCTATTATTCCTTGACAATGTGGTACTTAAATGGAGCCAGCAAGTGGACTCGAACCACCGACCTGATCATTACGAATGACCTGCTCTGCCAACTGAGCTATGCTGGCCAAAAGGAAATGGTGGGCAGTGAGGGGCTCGAACCCCCAACCTTCTGGGTGTAAACCAGACGCTCTAGCCAATTGAGCTAACCGCCCTTAAGAATGAAAGCCAAAATACGCATATCTGACGTAATGTCAAGTGCTGATAAAAACAAATTGGGCCATTTATATTCCTTTTTTCATTTTGCTTTCCGATACGCGCTTCATTACTTTGGCACCTCACGTGTTATTGGGACAATTCATTATGAGTCTTATCGCAAAAATTGGAAGAACCACAATCAAGGTACGCATCCTGATCTGGTCTCTCTACCTTTTTCTCGTTGTGGGTGCTGCGACCATGGTTTATCCCTTTTTGCTGATGCTGGCAGGAAGCATGAAAAGCGGAGTGGATCAGCACGAATCCCAGATTATCCCCTCTTTTCTAACCAGTGAAGCCGCCCTTATCCGAAAATATGCGGAGGGCTTTTTTAATGAGTCGCTGAACATGGCTCGGATACTGACAGGCACATCTTTTTCTTCGTTCCGCGATTATCCCGTTACACCTGTTAACGGAAAATGGCTGGAGACCTGGCAAACGTTTCTAGAAGCACAGCACACGGAATGGCCGGAATGGTATAGCGAACTAAGCTTTATGTACACGCCCGTCAGTCGTGGTGTGCTGCCTGAAAATTTGCAGCGTTTTAAACGAGTTCTCAGTCAGCACCATCCTAGCATTCAATCGCTGAACCAGGTCATGCACACGGATTACCCCACCTGGAATAGTTTTTTCATCATTCCCCGCAATGCATTGGCTCGCAATGAAAACCCGGAGTCGTCACCCATCGCAACGGCATACAATGCATTCAAGCGGTCGTGCGCGGCGTCTGAAAAGTATTACTTCTGTGTGAAAGGTTATTTTTCGCAGATGTATCTACGAGCACAATACGCCCGCAATATTGATTTGTTCAATGAGGTGCACGAGACGGATTTTGCCTCTTTTTCGGAAGTGCTTCCTCCGTCGAACTATGCGGAGTGTCCTGCGTTTTTGCAGGAGGACTGGGCTTTTTTTGTGCGCAATATATTGAATATCTATTTTATCAGCGCATCGAAGAAAGCCCTGCCGTCCTATCATTCCTTTCTGGAAGATAAGTACGGCGATATAGATACGCTCAATGAATTATACACAAGCGACTACCGGTCTTTTTCTACCATCCCTCTGCCGGACACAAAACAGCTCTCCGGCGGGCTGGCGTTATCGGACTGGGATCAGTTCATTCATGGCTGGACTCATCCCGTTTCAATGAAATGGCACGGTATTCAGCTGGAACATCTGATGCTCCGAGCTCCGGATTACGACTTCACGACATGGCTGCAATCTCGCTGGGGTACCATCAGCAACATGAATACGGCTCTCAGCACCTCATTTAAGAACTGGAACGAGGTCATACCCCCACAGCGCGAGGCGATCCAGCATCGGGTCGAAATGCAGCACAAATCCATTCGCTGGATGTTCATCCGTCGTAACTACGGAAGTGTTTCTGACTATATTCTGCTGCATGGAAAGGCGTTAAAAAATACTATGATCTATTGCGGACTGGCAATCCTGCTGTCGTTGATCGTCAATCCTCTGGCGGCCTATGCGCTCAGCCGGTTTAAGCCGCCGTCCACTTACATCTGGCTGTTATGCATGATGATGACCATGTCCTTTCCTCCGATGGTCACGCAAATCCCGTCATTCCTTATGCTTCGCAATTTTAATTTACTCAACACATTCTGGGCATTGATTCTACCGGGAATGGCCAACGGGTTTTCTATCTTTCTGCTCAAAGGTTTTTTCGATTCACTTCCGCAGGATCTCTACGATGCCGCTGCAATTGACGGGGCAGACGAATGCCGTATTTTCTGGAACATTACCATGAGCTTGAGCCAGCCGATTTTGGCAGTGATTGCATTGAATGCCTTCACACTGGCGTACAGCAATTTTATGATGGCACTGCTCATCTGCCAGGATCAGAATATGTGGACGATTATGCCCTGGCTCTACCAGCTGCAACAAAACAGCGGACCTGGAATTGTTTTCGCATCGCTCATCATCTCTGCGGTGCCTACGTTTCTGGTTTTTGTCTTTTGTCAAAATATTATCATGCGCGGAATCGTTGTTCCTGTAGAAAAATGATAGCGTTAATCCATCCTTGGTGTTAATGTCCTGACAGAATGAATATGTCTAAATACAATCCTTTGATTCATAACATCGTTCAGACCATCACTGCGCGAGTGTCCCTCTGTTTTTTCAATACCGCCATGATCAGGCGGATACTCATGGTCGTTCTGCTGTCGGCTTCTCCCGTTTTCGCAGAGCTTCCCGGCACCAGCACCGGTGCTCCGCCACCGGGCGTGCTGATATTAAATGGCCATCATTATGGGTTTCAGCGCACCGATGCCGAAATGAACAGCATGATTTCCACCCTGCGGTCAGCATATCAAGACCTCCCTGTATACGTGGAGTTTTTAGATGCAACACGCTATACATCCGGCGATTATATCGAAAATATCACACAGCTCATTCGGTCAAAATATATCGACCGCCCCATCAATGTGCTTGCAGCAACAGACAATATTGCACTGGATTATGCCATAAACAACAGAGCCGGACTTGCTCCGGGAGCTGCTATCGTCTTTTGCGGCATCAGCGATTACACCGAGGATGTACTTTATGGTGCGGCACGTATTACAGGTGTGCTCAAAGAGTCGGCGATCCTGCTCACATTGGATACAGCGCGGGAACTGCTGCCGGCGTATACTAATGTCTTTGTTTTTCATGATTTCACCTCGGACGGACTCATTTTTCGCAAAAAAATACGCCAGACCATCAGTGCCTTTCAGAACAAAATGCATTTCACACTGCCGGACAACAAGCCCATAGAAACTCTGTGCAGCAAACTCAGCGACTTACCGCCGAACACACTGGTGTTTCTAGGAAACTACAATGCGGATAGCGACGGACGTGTCTTCGATGACGCCACCGTATCGCGGCTGCTTCTGCAGTGTACCGACGCGCCCATTCTGGTCATAGATGAAACAAGACTGGCCAACGGCATTATCGGCGGCTATTTATCCTCGGCAAGCAAACTGGGCACCATCGCCGCCGAACAGATCATTCAGGTTCTCAACGGAACACCCCCGGAATCCATGCCGTTTGAGCAGGAGGAACCGTCCGCATTCACCATTAATTATGACGCCCTCAAGCAGTTCAATATATCTCAGCAGTCTCTACCCCCTAATTCTATTATCCGCAATCGCCCCGTCACCTTTTACGAGGAAAACACGACACTGATCTGGTCTGTCAGCATGGTTATTATTGTCCTGACAGGACTAATTATTTATCTGGTCATATCGGTTCATACGCGGAGGCGCATTGCCGGCGAATTGTTCCATCATAAAAATAATCTGGAAGGCATCGTGCGGGAACGAACCGAAGCACTGGAACTAGCCAATCAATATAAATCCCAGTTTTTAGCCAACATTTCGCATGAAATGCGCACCCCGCTGAATGCCATCATCGGATTCTCTGAGATCATCATTCATGCCGATTCGATTTACATCGCGCACCAACAGGCTGAAACCATCCTGAATGAATCCGAAATTATGATTCTTATCATTAATCAGCTGCTGGATCATGCCAAAATCGAATCCGGAAAATTTGAGCTTGAGACGGAAGTATTTGATCTGCACCAGACCATCGAAAACATCGGCAGTACATTTCTCCAGCACGCTCAAAAAAAGGGCTTGGAGTTTTATACTATATACTCCAACACACCACAGCTGCTTGTGGGTGACGCACTGCGTCTGCGTCAAATCCTCGTGAATCTTGTATCGAATGCCATTAAATTCACCCAGACAGGGAGTGTATCAATTGCTGCACGCCGTATTACGGTAAACGACAAAACGGCCAAGCTTCGTTTCATTGTTCAGGATACCGGCATAGGCATTCCGCAGAATAAAATCAAAAAACTCTTCGACAGCTTTACGCAGGTAGATGGCTCAACGACGCGCAAATATGGGGGAACCGGTCTCGGAACAACCATCGCGTCGGATCTGGTTCGTATGATGGGCGGACAACTCGCCGTTGAAAGCGAACCCGGCAAGGGCAGCACCTTCTGGTTCGATATAAAACTGCCAATCGCCCACGATGTGGATCCTTCGCAAATCATCGAACTCAACGCATCAAGCATTGAACTGGCGGATCTCAATCTCAATACAAACCGGTCTGTTCTTATTGTAGACGACTATCCCACAAACAGACAGGTGGCCTGCATGCATCTGCAAAGTGCAGGGTACGAAGTGCGTCTGGCTAATAACGGACAAGAAGCATTGACCATATGCAGCGAAGAACGATTCGATCTCATTTTAATGGATATCCAGATGCCCGTTATGGACGGCTATGAGGCTTCGCGACAAATTCGCAAAGGCGGGACGCTGAACACCACCACGCCCATTGTAGCCCTCAGCGCCCATGGCATTGTGCACATCCAAAAACAATGCGAGGCCGTCGGGATTAATGATATCATTACAAAACCCGTAAGACGCAATGCGTTATTGCAAAAGGTCGACAAATGGGCGTCAGCCTGTGCAGACATTCACCCCGCATTTGAAAATAAAACTGAGGTGGCAGAAACTCAGAAGCACAGCACAGCAGAGCTTCCCATCGATTACGACCAAGCACTGAAAGAATTCGAGTATCATGCCGAACTGCTGAATCCCGTCATCAAACAGTTCTGCGCCGATCTGCTACCGCAGCTCACCCTTATAGGGCAGTATTGCGATGATCATAATTTCGAAGCCATCCATCAGGATGCGCATCGCATAAAAGGCGGAGCCGGCAATCTGATTGCCATGCCGCTCTATCGCGCGGCCATGCGGCTGGATGAACTGTCTAAACAGGCCGCACCCAACGCCGACACCATTCGAGAACAGCTGCTGCTGGTCGAATTAGAAGCGGAAAAACTCATTGCTTTTATGGACAGGAAATCCATAATGCTCGCCCAGAATAGTGCTGAGGTAATGACCGATGTACCAGGCACGTCCACCCATGAATAAGGATTGAAGCGATGATTAAACATATTGTTTTCTGGCGATTGAAAAATACAGCTGACGGATCCGGTGAAAAGATAAAGGAACAGCTGGAAAACCTGCGCGGAAAAATCGACGGCCTGATCGATATCGAGGTAGGTATGGATTTGAGCAAAACGCCCGCATCCTACGACCTCGCACTCTATTCCACCTGCCACTCGCCGGAAGCACTTGAAGCCTACCAGAATCATCCGCTGCATGTGGCTGTTAAGCAGTTCATTGCCACAGCCGTTACAGAACGCGTTGTCGTCGATTACGAGGTGTAACTATGGATATTTTATCGACGGTTCAGACGATGCGGAAGTGGCGAAGGTCGATTCCCCGCGATGAAACCGTGGCATTCGTCCCCACGATGGGTTATCTGCACTCAGGACATATGTCATTGGTGGACATTGCAAAACGTAACGCAGACCATGTCGTTGTAAGTATCTTTGTTAACCCCACCCAGTTCGGCCCCAATGAGGATCTGACGACCTATCCCAGAGATTTCGCCCATGACGAACATTTATGCAGGGAACGCCAGGTTACGGCCATATTCTATCCAACCAGTGACGAAATGTATGGTTCCGGATCATCTGTCTTTGTGGACGAATCCACTTTGTCAAAATCTCTGTGCGGTGCCAGTCGGCCTGCTCACTTTTGCGGGGTACTGACCGTTGTATCAAAATTATTCAATATCGTGCAGCCCGACTGTGCTGTTTTTGGACAAAAAGACGCACAACAGCTTCGCTGTATCCAGCAATTGGTTGCCGATTTAAATTTCCCCATAGAAATCCTGCACGGCCCCATTGTACGTGAGCAGGACGGCTTGGCCATGAGTTCTCGAAATGTTTACCTGACCGACGAACAGCGAGGACAGGCTCCTGCATTAAACCATGCACTCACTCAGGCAGAATCCCTCTATAAAGACGGAAATAATGATGCCGCACAGCTTCGACAGCATATTAAACGCATGATTGAAACGGACGCACCGCTGGCAAAAGTCGATTACATTAAATCCGTGGATTGGAACACGTTTGCCGAAACAGATGTAATTAACGGGCCGGTACTCATTGCATTGGCCGCCTGCTTCGGTTCGACGCGTCTCATTGATAACATCCTGCTGGGCTAGGCACATTCTTTCACAATACTGTTCATTTGGCCAAAACTAGGCTTGCTTACTGATTTTCTCTACCTTAAATTATCGAACGTGATCGTTAATAACGTTTCCGACTCAAGGAGTACTGTTCATGAAAAAAATTATTTGTCGAAGTTTTATGATTGCCGGCATGCTGGCTGTTGTTCTGTTCACCAATGGTTGCGCCGCTTTTAGAACGGATGTTGCCGATGTAAATGTGGATCAGATGGGTCACATGGATGCCGATTATGATGCAACGGATATGCGCAAAATCACCCAGTCGGTGGTCAACCAAATGCTGGCAAGCCCATGGCTTAATAATGCAAGTACAATTCCTGTCCTGATGGATGCCGGCGTGGAAAATCGCACGAGCAATTACGTCGACACGAAAAATTTAACAGACCGTATGCGCACGTCTTTAATTCAGAGCGGCAGGGTTCAGTTCATCAATGCTTCTCGCCGTGACCAGCTGCTTAAAGAACAGGGCTATCAGGCGGCCAATGCCGATCCTGCAACAGCCGCTGCTATTGGACGTCAAATTGGCGCAGGCTACATGCTCAGCGGATCGCTAACGGAGATGAAGTCTGAAACGGGACGGCAGGTTCGGGTTTCCCGCACTGAAATGCAGTATTACAAGCTGACCATTGAGGTCACCGATCTCACATCTGGTGTGATCGTCTGGACCACCGAAGAAGAGTTTGCCCGCAAAGCGCGTCAGCCCCTCATTGGTTGGTAATTCTAGATGGGACACCTATTCCCTCGGGTTACAGAGATAATCTCTTCCGATTTTGCACGGACAGGAGCAGCAGTGCTCCTGTCCTGCTTCTTGTTTTCTGGATGTGCAACATCGGAATTTGATGCAGCAAGAGCGCATTTCTATGCCGGCGAACTTACATTGGCCGAGCAAAGCATCGACGAATCAGATCACAGTACACTCAATGATGTGCTCTATCTTATGGAGCGAGGCACCATTCTTCAGGTGGCTGGTCGCTATGAAGACAGTGCCGATAACTTTATTGATGCCGCTGATAAACTTCAGAAACTGGACACGTACAGTATCAGCAAAGGAGCCGAAAGCCTGCTTGTAAACGACAATGTTCAGCCCTATGTTTCCATCCCCTTTGAAAAGGCAATGCTGCACAATCTCACGGCGCTCGATCATTTCGCCGTCGGCAACTGGATGAATGCAGGGGTGGAAGCCCGCCGTCTTGTCAGTCTGCAATCAGATGAAAAGCGGGGTGATTTCCCCGATGACGCATTTAGCCGTTATATTGCCGGTTTTGCCTTCCAGCTCACCGATGATCCTTCAAATGCGGCCATTCAATACCGCAAAGCCAACGAACTCATTGCCACGGGCAGTATTATTGAGACCACGGGCTGCTGGTCGAATTCTCCCGGAATGAAAAACGATAACATGCTGCACCTCTTTATCATGCTTGGCAGATCACCCACTGGATCACAGCTGATGAACGGATCCTATATCCCCAGTGCATCGCCTTATGCAGATGTATTGATCAACGGAAAAAAAGTGGGCAGAAGCTATCTGCTTACAGATATCGCCAAAATAGCTTATGAAAATGAGAGTGAACTGGCCGTTATCCGGGCCGCAAAATCCGCAGCACGTATTGCCGCCAAAGAAGGAGTGGCTCAAGCACTGGAATCCGGAACAGGGAATGATGCGGTTGGAGATGTTGCCCGTATCATTCTGTTCGGCTTACTCAACGATCAGGATACAAGACGATGGGAGACGCTTCCCCGTTTTATTCAGCTGGCTACAGTACCATGTCCGGATACGCTTGACAGTATTCAGCTGGTCATCCATGGCGGCTATCAGGGGACAAAAACAGTGAATATAACCCGCCCCATAACGCACAGGTCAAAAACATTTTTCTCCATGTACAGAGATATTCCCTAATTGATACGGGTGCCAAGCACTACCACTCAACCAGCTCTCTATGTATTACTGAATTCGTGGCTTTGATGTATGTTATTTTTTCGGCAGGCGAGGCTGAAGTCTTCTTAATGACCGGATAATGGGCGGAAAAACAAAGGAATAAAAATGTGTCGATGGGTAAAAACGATGAAACGATGTGAAGCCACCATGAAAATGCGTCGTTTAAGCCTGTTTTCATATCGTAAGCGTTTCGTAAGAGGTGTGTTGTTCCTGTTTCTTATTGTTCCAGCCGCGATTGCCGCGTCGTTGCAGGTGACGGTGGAGCATACCGCCAACCTCGAAGGGCATATTGCCATCGGATTGTACACAGACGAAGGGTTTCCAGAGGTTGATAAGGAATACCAGGGAGTCTATAGGGTGCCGACAGGAACCAACACCACGTACACGTTTCATGATTTACCCGTCGGCTGCTATGCTGTTGCAGTTTACCATGACAAAAATGACAATATGAGACTCGATAAAAATATATTCGGCATTCCACGCGAAGCATATGGTTTTTCTAATGGTGTAAAAGCTCGATTTAGCACTCCGAAATTCAAAGAAGCAGCTGTACATGTTCAAAATGAGTCACATATCACAATCAGTATGACTCAAGAATAGTTGATTCAGCTCCAGGAGATCAGGTGTAACGTTAGTTGAAAGATGGGATGAGTATGGATAGTAAAATAAAGATGCGGCACAGAAAAGGCGACCCGAAGGTTACCGTGGATTATTCCAAGGTGATTGACCGAGATCGTGCAAGGTATGAACTGTTGAAAGAGGTTAGTAATCAGTATGAGTGTTACTTTTTTGTCGATACCAAGTTGGGGAAAGCTTCTGATGAGATTTATGCTGGGAAATATAAATTAGGGCTGAAAAATGATCGAGAACATATTCTTGCTGAACTTGTTCAACAGGAGTATCCCTATATGATTCAAATGGATACACATCAGAGAATGATGTCTGTCATAAGCTTTCCAATAAACAGCGGCAAAAATATCACAGACGTTATTTTGGGAGTTCAAATCAAAAAAGGTCAATTGAGCCGCGCGTTGTTTGATCTGCTGATGTGCACATATGATGTTAATATTTTAGTGGATCCGACAGTCAGTTTTGAGAACCTGAAGGAAAAGTTTATGATCGGTGCTTTCAGACCTTACACCGAAACAACACTGTTCAGGTATACCATTATCGATTCAAGAAAATTAATGCAATGGTACACTGATTATCCACTCGAATCCGGTTGAGTCGGCCATTGCTTCCGTTTTCGAGCAATATTAGGGTCATCGCAGGATATGAACTTATTAATCTGACACAACATGGACTCAGATTGTAGTACAAGAGGTGGTTATCGTGATAAAATATTCTTCGTATATTATGATTCTCGTGCTATGCGCGGTTACACCCGCTTACGCCTCACGGTTACAAATCACGTCGATTTTACCTGGTAAAAATGGAAAACTGACGACAGAGGTGACGCTGAAGGGGAAACGCAGTCCCAATCAACTCATGCCGCTGAAATGGTTTGCCGACGGGGTGGAGATGGATGGTCGACTGATTGGTGATGACGGGTCATGGCTTCGTTATGAATTTAGCGAACCTCCGAAAGACATGAAACAACTGGGCGTCGGCTTCAGTAACAGCAATCATCCCATTATGGCGGTCAATGTCGCCAGCTTTAGCATAGAAGAGGCCCCGTTCAATGACTGGATTATTTACCACATTATGGTGGGCTATTTCATGAACGGAAATCCAGACAATGATCATGTGCTTTCGGGATGGAAGCACTCGCATTACGCGGGGGGAGATTTACAGGGCGTCCGTCAAAAAATACCCTATATTGCCGGTATGGGATTTAATGCGGTCTGGCTGAGTCCGATTTTCCAGTGTGATACATCCCATGGTTACGACACAAAAAACTATTATCAGATCGGGGATTCCGTGGGGGTTCCAGAGGATGCCGACGCGTCGTTACGACTCTTCCGTGATGTCGTGTCAACAGCGCATGGATTGGGAGTCAACATCATGCTGGATATGGTGCTCAATCATGCGAATAAAGACTATGATCAATCGTCCGGCGATCCGCTTCAGTTACATCCAAAAGCAACGGGCCCCATTCAGGAGGCCGAACAGGTCTGGTCGGGCTGGGGGTCAAACTTCCAATACTGGGACATGGAAGACGCGAACACACGCCAGTTTCTTTTTGAGGCTTCGAAATATTGGTTGGTAGAGGAAGATATTGATGCTCTGCGTCTTGATTATGTACGCGGCGTAGCGCATACATACTGGGCTGAATTCTACCGAAAAATTAAAGCAATCAAAGCATCGACCTTCGTCATGGGGGAATGCTGGCTGGATCAGGGGACGGAAGAGCAAAATGCCTTGGATATAGCCGCCTACTACAAGAACATAAACGGGATCAATCAATTCGATTCACTCATTGATCCCCCAATGCAAATGGTTATGACAGACGTGTTTGGACGTGGGAAATCGGTCTCGCGACTGGAGCACTGGTTACAGCGGACAGAAGCACTGTATGGAAAATCAGCACAACCAACGCACTATTTGGATAACCATGATATGGCCCGTTTCATGGCATGGACCGATGACGCTCGCCGTCTAAAAGCAGCACTGACTTTTGAAGCCGCATTAAACGGCCCTATGATCATGTTTTACGGGACAGAAACCGGTTTAACGCACAGTAATCCTATGAAGGGATTTCAGGATGCATCCCGTATCGCCATGCACTGGGACAACCTGAACAGCGAGCTGATGAATCAGGTTAAAGCAATCATTGCCGCACGAAATGCACATCCATCACTGCGGCGCGGCGCACGATATCCTCTAACAAGCAATGCATCGTTGTTGGTCATGATAAAAAAAGGGGTAAAGGAAACAGCCCTATGCGCGGTAAATCTAACAGACGAACCCAAAACAATTCAGATCGATACCGAAGAGCTGTTTGATCAGACGGCCCATCTCACCAACTGGGTCACTCACGAGAAAATGGACATCAGCTGGAACAGACAAGAGCTGACCATCACAATTCCGGCAATGAGCACGCTGATTGCAGGACAGTGATCCTGATCACTGCGACGTGGTAATAGTCTGAACGAAACGTCGCAGCGCATCCTTATAACTTGGCGTATCCGTCCATCCATGCGCAGCGTGGGATCCATTGAGCGTCACAAATTTCTTATCAGGGGGTGCCGCATTAAACAACTTCTGTCCCATGGAAAACGGCACAAGATCATCTGCGGGACTGTGACTAAGCAGTAACGGGGCATCAATCTGTCCGATCATATCAATATTTTTGTACTGCTGTGAACACAACCAACCCGGCAACGAGGGATAGAGCTGCTTCGCCATATCAGGCAGAGAAGTAAACGTACTCTCTATGATAATCCCCTGCAGTTCATTCTGCGCCGCCAGATGCAATGCCACAGCACCGCCCAGCGAACGACCATAGACCAAAACGGGCAAGCTCTCATGCATGTGCTCATGACGAACCAGTACATACTCGTAGGCTGACTGCACATCGCTATAGAGCCCTTTTTCTGTAGGCCATCCGCGACTTTCACCATATCCTCGATAGTCAAATAGCAGCACATTCAGCGACATAGACAGAAATAATTCAGCCCCCTCAATGCAATCACTCATATTCCCCGCATTGCCATGACAAACAATCATCGTGCCTCGCGCATTTTCTGCAGGACACCACCAGCTGGCAAGCCGCTTATCATCATCCGTTACAAGAGTCACACTTTCATACTTGATCATGGCAGTATCCGGCCGCACAAGATAATCAAGAACAGGGTGATACACACGAGAATGTTCAATTAACCGTGCTACGATCCATAAGAAACCCAACAAACATATAACAAACAGCACCAGTTTCATCACACTTAACCCTCATCGTCAGTACCACTCAACAAATCGGGACGGAGCCGCCGGGTTATGGCCACGGATTGCTCATAGCGCCATTGCGCGATCGCTCCGTGATTGCCGGAGCGTAAAACATCAGGAACCTCGATCCCGCGAAATTCAACGGGACGAGTATACTGCGGATACTCCAGTAATGGAACAGTAAACGATTCGTCAGACGTTCCCTCGTCGCCCGCCCCCAGTACTCCCGGCAACAGACGAACCACCGCGTCAACAATTACCGTGGCTGCCAGCGCTCCATTGGTCAAAATATAATCACCGATAGAAATTTCATCATTGATCAATGACATACGCACCCGCTCATCAATCCCCTCATAATGGCCGCAAATAAAAATCAAATGCGTTTGAGATACAAGCTCTCTGGCCACCGACTGCTTAAAGGGACGCCCCTGCGGAGCCATGAGGATAACCCGTGAATCATCAGTCCGGACGGATTCAACCGCTGCAAACAAAGGTTCCGGCTTCATTACCATCCCTGGCCCGCCTCCATAGGGACGATCATCAACCGTACGATGGACATCTGTGGTAAAATCTCGTGGATTGACGAACCGGAACTGCACATGACCGGCGTCTGACGCGCGCTTCATCATGCTTTCACCGAGGAAACCCTGAACCATTTCAGGAAAGATAGTAATGATGTCGACAATCATAAGCGCGTTACACAAAAAAACCCCCGACATGCGGGGGTCATAAAAAATACAAATCGCATCAATCGACTACTTCAAGCATCGCACGCCGGCCATGTTTGGCAGCAGCAGTGCTCAGCAGCGTTCGAATAGCACTGACTGTTTTCCCGTTTTTACCAATGACCTTGCCCACATCCTCAGGATGACATCGCAATTCAAAAATAATGGTTTTTTCACCATCCAGCTCAGTGATACAAATCTGATCCGGATGATCCACCAATGCCTTAATCACATGCTCGATCAAATCTTTCATGAACTATTCTGCAGCTTCTGCTTTGGAGGCTTCTTCAGCTACTTCAGCAACCACTTCTTCGGCCACAACTGCGGCTTCCTC
Above is a genomic segment from Spartobacteria bacterium containing:
- a CDS encoding pantoate--beta-alanine ligase, producing MDILSTVQTMRKWRRSIPRDETVAFVPTMGYLHSGHMSLVDIAKRNADHVVVSIFVNPTQFGPNEDLTTYPRDFAHDEHLCRERQVTAIFYPTSDEMYGSGSSVFVDESTLSKSLCGASRPAHFCGVLTVVSKLFNIVQPDCAVFGQKDAQQLRCIQQLVADLNFPIEILHGPIVREQDGLAMSSRNVYLTDEQRGQAPALNHALTQAESLYKDGNNDAAQLRQHIKRMIETDAPLAKVDYIKSVDWNTFAETDVINGPVLIALAACFGSTRLIDNILLG
- a CDS encoding DUF2141 domain-containing protein is translated as MCRWVKTMKRCEATMKMRRLSLFSYRKRFVRGVLFLFLIVPAAIAASLQVTVEHTANLEGHIAIGLYTDEGFPEVDKEYQGVYRVPTGTNTTYTFHDLPVGCYAVAVYHDKNDNMRLDKNIFGIPREAYGFSNGVKARFSTPKFKEAAVHVQNESHITISMTQE
- a CDS encoding alpha/beta hydrolase, which produces MMKLVLFVICLLGFLWIVARLIEHSRVYHPVLDYLVRPDTAMIKYESVTLVTDDDKRLASWWCPAENARGTMIVCHGNAGNMSDCIEGAELFLSMSLNVLLFDYRGYGESRGWPTEKGLYSDVQSAYEYVLVRHEHMHESLPVLVYGRSLGGAVALHLAAQNELQGIIIESTFTSLPDMAKQLYPSLPGWLCSQQYKNIDMIGQIDAPLLLSHSPADDLVPFSMGQKLFNAAPPDKKFVTLNGSHAAHGWTDTPSYKDALRRFVQTITTSQ
- the trmD gene encoding tRNA (guanosine(37)-N1)-methyltransferase TrmD, producing MIVDIITIFPEMVQGFLGESMMKRASDAGHVQFRFVNPRDFTTDVHRTVDDRPYGGGPGMVMKPEPLFAAVESVRTDDSRVILMAPQGRPFKQSVARELVSQTHLIFICGHYEGIDERVRMSLINDEISIGDYILTNGALAATVIVDAVVRLLPGVLGAGDEGTSDESFTVPLLEYPQYTRPVEFRGIEVPDVLRSGNHGAIAQWRYEQSVAITRRLRPDLLSGTDDEG
- a CDS encoding KH domain-containing protein, which codes for MKDLIEHVIKALVDHPDQICITELDGEKTIIFELRCHPEDVGKVIGKNGKTVSAIRTLLSTAAAKHGRRAMLEVVD